One part of the Sarcophilus harrisii chromosome 5, mSarHar1.11, whole genome shotgun sequence genome encodes these proteins:
- the CCR8 gene encoding C-C chemokine receptor type 8 — MDYTLEPNVSITTEDYYPDELASPCHTAFTQKFSSLLLALLYCLLFVFGLLGNILVILVLVACKKLRSMTDMYLLNLAISDLLFVFSFPFLTHYTLDQWVFGNTMCKIISGVYYIGFFSSIFFITIMSMDRYLAIVHAVYALKVRTTRKGMAVSLLVWLVAVLVSSPVLVFYQVSSEEGTLKCYSFYGERASEWKVITYFEINILGLVIPLTILVFCYTNILRHLKGCQNHHKIKAIRLVLIVVVAFFLFWVPFNLMLFLNSLHNLHILDGCDLSQKLSQATQITEVISFTHCCVNPIIYAFVGEKFKKHLSEIFRKYKSYFWVCKESYFSQEHMDRLSVHQPHSRSSTTDYIL, encoded by the coding sequence ATGGATTACACCCTGGAGCCAAATGTGTCCATAACCACAGAAGACTATTATCCAGATGAGCTAGCTAGTCCCTGCCACACTGCATTCACCCAGAAGTTCAGCTCTCTGCTTCTTGCGTTGCTCTATTGCCTCCTCTTTGTCTTCGGCCTGCTGGGGAACATCCTGGTCATTCTGGTGCTGGTAGCCTGTAAGAAACTGAGAAGCATGACTGACATGTACCTGCTGAACTTGGCCATCTCTGACCTGCTCTTCGtgttctccttccccttcctgaCACACTACACTCTGGACCAGTGGGTCTTTGGGAACACCATGTGTAAGATCATCTCGGGAGTCTATTACATCGGTTTCTTCAGCAGCATCTTTTTCATCACCATCATGAGCATGGATCGGTACCTGGCCATCGTCCACGCGGTCTACGCCTTGAAGGTGAGGACAACCAGGAAGGGCATGGCCGTCAGCCTCCTGGTGTGGCTGGTGGCTGTTTTAGTCTCTTCCCCTGTGCTGGTGTTTTATCAGGTATCTTCAGAGGAGGGGACCCTCAAGTGCTACTCCTTCTATGGAGAGAGAGCTAGTGAGTGGAAAGTCATCACCTACTTTGAAATCAATATTCTAGGACTTGTCATTCCACTCACCATCCTTGTTTTCTGTTACACCAACATCCTGAGGCACCTGAAGGGCTGTCAGAACCACCACAAGATCAAGGCCATCAGGCTGGTGCTCATTGTGGTAGtagcatttttccttttctgggttCCCTTTAACTTGATGCTCTTCCTGAATTCCCTACACAACCTGCACATCCTGGATGGGTGTGATCTGAGTCAGAAACTCAGCCAGGCCACCCAGATAACCGAGGTCATCTCCTTCACCCACTGTTGTGTCAACCCTATAATTTATGCTTTTGTGGGGGAAAAGTTCAAGAAGCACCTCTCTGAAATCTTTAGGAAATACAAGAGTTATTTCTGGGTATGCAAAGAAAGCTATTTCTCCCAAGAACACATGGACAGATTATCCGTACATCAACCCCACTCACGTTCCTCCACCACAGACTATATTTTGTGA